AACCAGAGCGGATTAGGAAGCAAAGCCCTTGCCTTTGGGCGCAGCCTTTCGCAAAAAGCGCGCAGCGGTCCCTTAGCTCAACTGGATAGAGCAGCTGACTTCTAATCAGCAGGTTTGGGGTTCGAGTCCTCAAGGGATCGCCATTCTTTCGCTTGCTTCTGACCCTGCCAAAGCAGAGCGAATCGTGCTTGGCCAGAGCGATTGAGATTTGCGATACCTCGCCTGTGCGATTCGAGAATCCCAAAAAAATCCGCGATTTCTTCAAGTTTAGGGCTGGCTTTAGGGGCTTTTGCTTCTAGTCTACCTAACTCTGGGTATTGCTGGCGGAGCTCAACTGTCGCAAAACTCCAATGTGGTGAAAAAATATTACCAATTACGTTCTCTGGGAGGAGATATCATGAAAAATAACCTAATCGCAGCCGCGCTCGGCCTGTCCGTTGCATCCGGCGCCGCTCAGGCCCAAGAAGTGCTTGAGATGACCTCGGCCTTCGGCAAAAACCTTCCGATCCTCGGCACCGCCGCGACTGACTTCGTCGCAAAGGTGAACTCGATCTCCTCGGAAGTAGAGTTTGAACACTTCGATCCCGGCAAGCTGGTCCCGACTTTGGAAGCTCTGGATGCCGTATCAAACGGTTCTGTTGACGCTGCGTTCACGACATCTGGTTATTGGCAGGGTAAGATCACGTCTGCCTCGCTGTTCGCTGCTGTGCCATTCGGCCCCGAAGCTGGCGAATTCCTTGGCTGGATTTTGTATGATGACGGCAAAGCAATGTGGCAGCGCATGTATGATGAAGCTGGCTACGATGTGCACGTCACGCCATGTGGTGTGATCGCGCCCGAAACATCCGGCTGGTTCAAAAATGAAATCAACTCCGTGGACGACCTTCAGGGGTTGAACATGCGCTTCTTCGGCCTTGGCGCCGAGGTGATGCAAAAGATCGGTGTGTCAACTTCGCTTCTTGGCGCTTCGGACATCTTCCCGGCTCTTGAGCGTGGCGCGATTGACGCGACCGAATTCTCCATGCCACGTATCGACGCGCGCTTGGGCTTCCACAAAATCGCGAAGTTCAACTACTTCCCTGGCTGGCACCAGCCATCCACCTTGTTCGAGCTGATTGTGAACAAAGATGCGTGGGAAGGTCTGGACGAGAAGGCTCAAGCCCAGATCGAAGTTGCTTGCTTGGCCAACATCACGACCAACCTCGCAGAGGGTGAAGCCACCAACTTCGCAGCGATGGTAGAGAACACCGAGAAGAACGGCGTTCAAATTCGCCAGTGGTCGCCAGAGCTTCTCGACCTGTTC
Above is a window of Litoreibacter janthinus DNA encoding:
- a CDS encoding TRAP transporter substrate-binding protein; this translates as MKNNLIAAALGLSVASGAAQAQEVLEMTSAFGKNLPILGTAATDFVAKVNSISSEVEFEHFDPGKLVPTLEALDAVSNGSVDAAFTTSGYWQGKITSASLFAAVPFGPEAGEFLGWILYDDGKAMWQRMYDEAGYDVHVTPCGVIAPETSGWFKNEINSVDDLQGLNMRFFGLGAEVMQKIGVSTSLLGASDIFPALERGAIDATEFSMPRIDARLGFHKIAKFNYFPGWHQPSTLFELIVNKDAWEGLDEKAQAQIEVACLANITTNLAEGEATNFAAMVENTEKNGVQIRQWSPELLDLFESTWNEVAADLAKEDAYFAEVWADLSEYRANYKVWNDNIYLPRPRN